One Curtobacterium herbarum genomic window carries:
- a CDS encoding DUF6264 family protein has protein sequence MTRAGDDGPSGPAAASASAAGREARPGLRGGRRVADVVTTVVVLLLGAVTTIVAGRGIQFMALSFGSCNAPGNRCDEGLGSTVVTLGPVVVALVFLVTLVLCLFRLARRRLSWPVAFLGLGVLVLVFVVARLLAGEAVSIGI, from the coding sequence GTGACACGCGCGGGCGACGACGGCCCGTCCGGTCCGGCGGCGGCGTCGGCGTCGGCCGCTGGCCGGGAGGCCCGTCCCGGCCTGCGCGGCGGCCGTCGCGTCGCCGACGTGGTCACGACCGTCGTCGTGCTGCTGCTCGGCGCCGTCACGACGATCGTGGCGGGCCGCGGGATCCAGTTCATGGCGCTCTCGTTCGGGTCCTGCAACGCGCCCGGGAACCGTTGCGACGAGGGGCTCGGCAGCACGGTCGTGACGCTCGGTCCGGTGGTCGTCGCCCTGGTGTTCCTGGTCACCCTGGTGCTGTGCCTGTTCCGGCTGGCGCGGCGCCGGCTCAGCTGGCCGGTCGCGTTCCTCGGCCTCGGGGTGCTCGTGCTGGTCTTCGTCGTCGCTCGGCTGCTGGCCGGCGAGGCGGTCTCGATCGGGATCTGA